Proteins co-encoded in one Lucilia cuprina isolate Lc7/37 chromosome X, ASM2204524v1, whole genome shotgun sequence genomic window:
- the LOC124419648 gene encoding uncharacterized protein LOC124419648, which translates to MSSSDSSSDDALTLKSKYRKQRFCQIWLKDERFNGWLEEVKDDGYKCRCTACGKYLNCGKSDFIKHAETKQHKKNVLKVKNTKPMQSFFEKRKTPDIDNSVTNFEVKLSLFFAEHNVALQVIDHLVPLLKQIAPDSNIIQNFQLGRTKCTQIIRNVLAKQENVNLITKLKTNKFSVLINESTDVALKKSMCVLVRYFDDEEEKTFVKLLDLIPVDIDCTAEAIYSKFKECILKNNIPFENIIGLCCDGAHVMVGRNNSFTSRLLKDNENIITVKCICHSAAIIANKACLMLPRTMMAISSSSLEIAPKERGSH; encoded by the coding sequence atgTCGTCTTCTGATTCATCTTCTGACGATGCTCTCACCCTAAAAAGCAAATACAGAAAACAGCGTTTTTGTCAAATTTGGTTAAAAGATGAACGATTCAATGGGTGGTTGGAAGAGGTCAAAGATGACGGCTATAAATGTAGATGTACAGCTTgtggtaaatatttaaattgtggaAAATCCGATTTTATTAAACATGCGGAAACAAAACAgcataagaaaaatgttttaaaagtaaaaaacacaAAGCCAATGCAGTCGTTTTTTGAAAAGCGAAAAACTCCCGATATAGACAATAGTGTAACAAATTTTGAAGTtaaattaagcctttttttTGCAGAGCACAATGTTGCTCTTCAAGTTATAGACCATTTGGTACCACTTTTGAAACAAATTGCACCAGattcaaatattattcaaaatttccaaTTAGGAAGAACCAAATGTACTCAAATAATAAGAAATGTTTTGGCTAAgcaagaaaatgttaatttaataactaaacttaaaacaaacaaattctcTGTTCTTATCAACGAAAGTACTGatgttgctttaaaaaaatctatgtgtGTTTTGGTTCGCTACTTTGACGATGAAGaggaaaaaacttttgtaaaattattggACTTAATTCCTGTGGATATTGATTGCACCGCTGAAGCCATTTATAGCAAATTTAAAGAAtgcatattaaaaaacaatattcccTTCGAAAACATTATTGGACTTTGTTGCGATGGTGCTCACGTAATGGTAGGCCGCAACAATTCATTCACCTCAAGACTTTTGAAAGACAACGAAAACATAATAACGGTGAAATGTATTTGCCATTCAGCAGCTATAATAGCCAACAAAGCTTGTCTTATGCTACCAAGA